The following proteins come from a genomic window of Streptomyces liliiviolaceus:
- a CDS encoding response regulator transcription factor, with the protein MTVRVVLADDQPLVRTALRMVIADESGLEVVGEAGTGAEAVALTEKERPDVVVMDIRMPGMDGIEATRLITRGSGATHVTHVIVLTTFDDDDCLYGALRAGAAGFLVKDMALEDILDAIRVVATGDGLLAPSVTRRLIRDFADRPVSAPPNATPNAVPSARGVGGITGREREVLALVGGGLSNTEIAERLSISVATAKTYVSRLLTKLDARDRVRLVIIAYESGLVESGR; encoded by the coding sequence GTGACCGTCCGCGTCGTACTCGCCGACGACCAGCCCCTCGTCCGTACCGCGCTGCGCATGGTGATCGCCGACGAGTCCGGTCTGGAGGTGGTCGGGGAGGCCGGAACCGGTGCCGAGGCGGTGGCGCTCACCGAGAAGGAGCGCCCGGACGTCGTGGTGATGGACATCCGGATGCCCGGCATGGACGGCATCGAGGCCACCCGGCTGATCACGCGCGGCTCCGGCGCCACCCATGTCACCCATGTCATCGTCCTCACCACCTTCGATGACGACGACTGCCTCTACGGGGCGCTCAGGGCGGGCGCGGCCGGTTTCCTCGTCAAGGACATGGCTCTGGAGGACATCCTCGACGCGATCCGGGTCGTCGCCACCGGGGACGGCCTGCTCGCACCGAGTGTCACCCGCCGTCTCATCAGGGATTTCGCCGACCGCCCGGTGTCAGCGCCCCCGAACGCGACCCCGAACGCGGTCCCTTCCGCGCGCGGGGTCGGCGGCATCACCGGGCGCGAGCGCGAAGTCCTGGCGCTCGTCGGCGGCGGGCTGTCCAACACCGAGATCGCCGAGCGCCTCTCCATCAGCGTCGCCACCGCCAAGACCTATGTGTCCCGGCTCCTCACCAAGCTGGACGCCCGGGACCGGGTTCGGCTCGTGATCATCGCGTACGAGTCGGGGCTGGTGGAGTCGGGCCGCTGA
- a CDS encoding alpha/beta fold hydrolase, giving the protein MSQEASPFTPAGATHRTVDVPGGRIHLVEQGTGPLVLLVHGFPELWHSWRHQLPALAAAGYRAVAIDVRGYGRSSAPDDVEAYRIGAHVEDNVAVVHALGEETAVIVGHDWGSTIAADSALLRPDVFTAVGLLGVPYAPRGGMRPTDVFAMIGGDEEFYVSHFQEPGRAEAEIEPDVRGWLAGFYATLAGDTMPASGEGAGSGAVFFVPKGGRLSDRFVKDRPSWLTAEELDFCAAEFERTGFTGALNRYRSMDRDWEDLADFDGAPLTQPSLFVAGELDASIAWLADAIKAFPDTLPGLVSSHLVEGSGHWVQQERPEEVNRLLTDWLRSLSGPTPPAPTRTR; this is encoded by the coding sequence ATGTCGCAGGAAGCCAGCCCGTTCACCCCGGCGGGCGCCACGCATCGGACGGTGGACGTTCCCGGTGGCCGGATCCACCTGGTCGAACAGGGCACCGGCCCGCTGGTCCTGCTGGTCCACGGCTTTCCGGAACTGTGGCACTCATGGCGCCACCAGCTCCCCGCGCTCGCAGCGGCGGGCTACCGGGCGGTCGCCATCGACGTACGCGGCTACGGGCGCTCCTCGGCGCCCGACGACGTGGAGGCGTACCGGATCGGGGCCCATGTCGAGGACAACGTGGCGGTCGTCCACGCGCTCGGCGAGGAGACCGCGGTGATCGTCGGCCACGACTGGGGCTCGACCATCGCCGCCGACTCCGCGCTGCTCAGGCCCGACGTCTTCACCGCCGTCGGCCTGCTCGGGGTGCCGTACGCGCCCCGGGGCGGTATGAGGCCGACCGACGTCTTCGCGATGATCGGCGGGGACGAGGAGTTCTACGTCAGCCACTTCCAGGAGCCGGGCCGCGCGGAGGCGGAGATCGAGCCGGACGTACGGGGATGGCTCGCCGGCTTCTACGCGACGCTGGCCGGCGACACGATGCCCGCGTCGGGCGAGGGCGCGGGATCGGGCGCGGTGTTCTTCGTCCCGAAGGGCGGCAGGCTCTCGGACCGGTTCGTGAAGGACCGCCCGTCCTGGCTCACGGCCGAGGAACTCGACTTCTGTGCCGCCGAGTTCGAGCGGACCGGCTTCACAGGAGCGCTGAACCGCTACCGCAGCATGGACCGGGACTGGGAGGACCTCGCCGACTTCGACGGCGCCCCCCTCACCCAGCCGTCGCTCTTCGTAGCGGGTGAACTCGACGCGTCCATCGCCTGGTTGGCCGACGCGATCAAGGCGTTCCCCGACACGCTGCCCGGTCTGGTCTCCTCGCACCTCGTCGAGGGGTCCGGCCACTGGGTCCAGCAGGAGCGACCCGAGGAGGTCAACCGCCTCCTGACCGACTGGCTGCGGTCCCTCAGCGGCCCGACTCCACCAGCCCCGACTCGTACGCGATGA
- a CDS encoding S1 family peptidase, giving the protein MRHARRNVQRIARFAAIGGLACGGLMVTQAMASETSSDGTKAPNAETRAARTGQELVSELGTSRTAGSWIDAKGRPVVAVTDEKAAAEVREGGAVAKVVRYTMKDLKSATEALKDAPKVAGTSWAMDYATNQVVVRADTTVSKAAWARLTAVAEDIGASVRMERTEGTFTPRLNGADALFAGSGRCSAGFNVTNGQTDFILTAGHCGPVGTSWFSDQQGAESVGSTVSGSFPGGDFSLVQYNAGTALSGADIVTVGNGQGVRIIGAADPAVGQKVFRSGSTTGLQSGQVTGLNATVNYPQGTVTGLIETTVCAEPGDSGGPMFADGLAMGVTSGGSGDCQSGGTTFFQPVTKALDSLGVKLTIDPAAAGQGTPPSAATDGGTDNDAAAAVPPSTSSTAPGAALPGAMGPADTGTQGQTDNAASALERLGEYRNLGPGLFVIAGSLLALVALRIRSERGRKRYRNQYSQSWG; this is encoded by the coding sequence ATGAGGCATGCACGACGGAATGTTCAGCGAATCGCACGGTTCGCCGCCATCGGCGGGCTGGCCTGCGGAGGGCTGATGGTCACGCAGGCCATGGCGAGCGAGACCTCGTCGGACGGCACGAAGGCTCCCAACGCCGAGACGCGGGCCGCCCGCACGGGACAGGAACTGGTCTCCGAACTGGGCACCTCGCGCACGGCGGGCAGCTGGATCGACGCCAAGGGGCGCCCGGTCGTCGCGGTGACCGACGAGAAGGCCGCAGCCGAGGTACGCGAGGGCGGCGCCGTGGCCAAGGTCGTCCGCTACACCATGAAGGACCTGAAGTCCGCCACCGAGGCGCTGAAGGACGCGCCCAAGGTGGCCGGTACCTCCTGGGCGATGGACTACGCGACCAACCAGGTGGTGGTCCGCGCCGACACCACCGTCTCCAAGGCCGCGTGGGCCCGGCTGACCGCGGTCGCCGAGGATATCGGCGCCTCCGTGCGCATGGAGCGGACCGAGGGCACGTTCACCCCGCGGCTGAACGGCGCGGACGCGCTCTTCGCGGGCTCGGGACGCTGTTCGGCGGGCTTCAACGTGACCAACGGACAGACCGACTTCATCCTCACGGCCGGCCACTGCGGACCCGTGGGGACCTCGTGGTTCTCCGACCAGCAGGGAGCCGAGTCGGTCGGCTCGACCGTCTCCGGCTCGTTCCCCGGCGGTGACTTCTCACTCGTGCAGTACAACGCCGGCACCGCCCTCAGCGGCGCCGACATCGTGACGGTCGGCAACGGCCAGGGGGTGCGGATCATCGGAGCGGCCGATCCGGCCGTCGGCCAGAAGGTCTTCCGCAGCGGCAGCACGACCGGCCTCCAGTCCGGCCAGGTGACCGGCCTGAACGCGACGGTGAACTACCCGCAGGGCACGGTCACCGGGCTCATCGAGACGACGGTGTGCGCCGAACCGGGCGACAGCGGTGGCCCGATGTTCGCCGACGGACTGGCCATGGGCGTCACCTCGGGCGGCAGCGGGGACTGCCAGTCCGGCGGTACGACGTTCTTCCAGCCGGTGACCAAGGCGCTGGACTCGCTCGGCGTGAAGCTGACGATCGATCCCGCGGCGGCCGGTCAGGGCACGCCCCCGTCCGCCGCCACCGACGGCGGCACGGACAACGACGCAGCCGCCGCGGTACCGCCCAGCACGTCCTCGACCGCTCCCGGGGCGGCCCTGCCCGGGGCCATGGGACCGGCTGACACGGGCACCCAGGGGCAGACCGACAACGCCGCCTCGGCACTGGAACGGCTCGGCGAGTACCGGAACCTCGGCCCCGGGCTGTTCGTCATCGCGGGGAGCCTGCTCGCGCTGGTGGCCCTACGGATCCGTTCGGAGCGGGGCCGCAAGCGCTACCGCAACCAGTACTCGCAGAGCTGGGGCTGA
- a CDS encoding damage-control phosphatase ARMT1 family protein, translating into MTHSSQDTGRAPVDAAPSAPVVVGTPGSFARSVLDERHPALVERVRRATPYPPEHQRALDALLDEITKGSVERLDDEEPGAGLWRDEPYYGQRWADVPFLWAESFFYRKLLAALRHFAPGPWLGIDPFAPFKNAELAGSKVDDELSALDRLPDLPPDEQDRTLLLSSLWGNRADLGFQLSAGEAGLGDRVQGLVVDDSDALWDLLATGETGGHGETSGPGEPGGPGGSGAPGKVCLVADNAGPELLPDLVLADHLLTTGRAASVVLHLKPYPYYVSDATTTDTLACLDRLTGASGRAAEIGARLRDAVGDGRLVLRGHPFFCAPHPYDRMPTDLREDFASATLTVMKGDLNYRRLVGDRHWPATTPFAAATAYFPGPVAALRTLKCDVVTGLAPGTLAELDAGAESWRTSGTHALIQVRR; encoded by the coding sequence ATGACGCACTCCAGTCAGGACACCGGCCGAGCCCCCGTCGACGCCGCCCCCTCCGCCCCCGTGGTCGTCGGCACCCCGGGCTCCTTCGCCCGCAGCGTGCTGGACGAGCGGCACCCGGCCCTCGTCGAGCGCGTCCGGCGGGCCACCCCGTACCCGCCCGAGCACCAGCGCGCACTGGACGCCCTCCTCGACGAGATCACCAAGGGGTCCGTCGAGCGGCTGGACGACGAGGAGCCGGGCGCGGGCCTGTGGCGGGACGAGCCGTACTACGGGCAGCGCTGGGCGGACGTGCCGTTCCTCTGGGCGGAGAGCTTCTTCTACCGCAAACTCCTGGCCGCCCTGCGGCACTTCGCTCCGGGCCCCTGGCTGGGCATCGACCCCTTCGCCCCCTTCAAGAACGCCGAACTCGCGGGCTCCAAGGTCGACGACGAGCTGTCCGCGCTCGACCGCCTCCCCGATCTGCCGCCGGACGAGCAGGACCGTACGCTCCTGCTCTCCTCCCTCTGGGGCAACCGGGCCGACCTCGGCTTCCAACTGTCCGCGGGAGAGGCCGGGTTGGGCGACCGGGTCCAGGGGCTCGTCGTCGACGACTCGGACGCGCTGTGGGACCTCCTCGCGACCGGAGAGACAGGGGGGCACGGAGAGACAAGCGGACCAGGAGAGCCAGGCGGTCCCGGCGGTTCCGGCGCTCCCGGCAAGGTGTGTCTCGTCGCCGACAACGCCGGTCCCGAACTGCTCCCCGACCTCGTCCTCGCCGACCATCTGCTGACCACCGGCCGGGCAGCCTCCGTCGTCCTGCACCTCAAGCCGTACCCGTACTACGTCTCCGACGCCACCACCACCGACACGCTCGCCTGTCTCGACCGGCTGACCGGGGCGTCCGGCCGGGCGGCGGAGATCGGCGCACGGCTGCGGGACGCCGTCGGCGACGGGCGGCTGGTCCTGCGCGGCCACCCCTTCTTCTGCGCGCCGCACCCCTACGACCGGATGCCCACCGACCTCCGGGAGGATTTCGCGTCCGCCACGCTCACCGTCATGAAGGGCGACCTCAACTACCGCCGCCTGGTGGGCGACCGGCACTGGCCCGCCACCACGCCGTTCGCCGCGGCCACCGCGTACTTCCCGGGCCCGGTGGCGGCCCTGCGGACGCTCAAGTGCGACGTCGTGACCGGGCTGGCTCCCGGCACCCTGGCGGAACTGGACGCGGGCGCGGAGTCCTGGCGTACGAGCGGGACGCACGCCCTGATCCAGGTCAGGCGCTGA